From the Conger conger chromosome 14, fConCon1.1, whole genome shotgun sequence genome, one window contains:
- the LOC133110428 gene encoding zinc fingers and homeoboxes protein 3-like, which translates to MASKRKSTIPCMIPPKITHSPQNRDSSPSDPPPPTTKNGASREGREEEEDTIPTAVTTIVRAPGTMDCSQSSWPEDGAVPQHGGDSYTCQPCRFESRDLNLFLDHVYSGHPEFRADPTFHCTNCGVSSPKFEGLALHNARAHPALGAAGSSTTAALQVRRRERRIRVEQSLVTGEGTREAEISITKTPIMKMLRGKSEHKRIVVSHVGAADEPGAEAGRKDPQMAMPPPTVVPPPASVTHNGTACKAPGQLPSAIQIVNGSGALPLLKTAISQVVTVVQNRIPHQSAPITVSSSSSSSSSSSSSSASSRNLPKVMIPLSSIPTYNAAMDSSSFLKTSFSKFPYPTKAELCYLTVVTKYPEEQIKIWFTAQRLKQGISWSPEEIEDSRRKMFNTIIQAPSGGQSQMPQMRHAHQAPSHHTITVLPGGVPHILQGSLVGQGGMIVTQPVITNGLQVSSAPVTLAVTPRPQPRPQMQARPAAAVGGDKSGAVGGSSRVPGTAFTSGNGFTSSNSLNSIITSSICSNSTSNGSTSNSSTGNGSASNNTNNGSKANASNAASKTNGDGRGKMADSTAVVAASAILRGAPSSRTLPSSFLDPSFYKSKKSAEQLGTLKQSFVRCEFPGQDEVERLTKLTGLTVREVRKWFSDRRYHNRNLKGPRSSTGGVPFTGGTLLDLTDSPSAAGSPQSPLATATVATASVARRAPLSQMADFTAVRYKERDPQQVRALEASYAQDPLPSTEEVDRLRTETKMTRREIDGWFSERRKKATPKRKRGEGEPQEEEEEEEEEEDDGAEGKSDPDDPLQGTSTQQSAKDNELKVNPIKINLKMLKVTKPDPESGAQVERETDSPKSQAPALPPFTSGRGKKTAEQLHLLRQVFARTHWPSSLQYDQLIARTGLPRPEVVRWFGDSRYVYKNGQLKWLETYQHAAAAEEKEEGKDEEQEEEEKEDKEREEEEEGEGDTTVPKDQGKLDKEEAPGAGGRAAESMGAEDDEEEEEEEEEEEEEQDQGAVKKAAEQDRSSPACGDGEREGEGAPVAVVQFAKPSPAASSRDGSPGL; encoded by the exons ATGGCCAGCAAGAGGAAATCCACAATACCATGCATGATCCCCCCAAAAATTACCCACTCCCCCCAGAACCGGGACTCTTCTCCCTCAGACCCCCCGCCACCCACCACCAAGAATGGTGCATCCCGGGagggcagggaggaggaggaagatacTATACCCACTGCTGTAACCACCATTGTGAGAGCCCCGGGAACAATGGACTGCAGCCAGTCCTCCTGGCCTGAAGATGGTGCTGTTCCACAACATGGAGGGGACTCCTACACCTGCCAGCCTTGCCGCTTTGAGTCCCGGGACCTCAACCTGTTCCTGGACCACGTGTACAGTGGCCACCCTGAATTCCGTGCCGACCCCACCTTCCACTGCACAAACTGTGGGGTTTCCTCTCCTAAATTCGAGGGGCTCGCGCTACACAACGCACGGGCACACCCTGCCTTGGGCGCGGCGGGTAGCTCCACCACTGCCGCCCTGCAGGTGAGGCGACGGGAGCGGCGGATTCGGGTGGAGCAGAGCCTGGTCACCGGGGAGGGGACGCGGGAAGCGGAGATCTCCATCACCAAGACGCCCATCATGAAGATGCTGAGGGGGAAGTCGGAGCACAAGCGCATCGTGGTGTCCCACGTGGGGGCGGCCGACGAGCCGGGCGCGGAGGCGGGGAGAAAGGACCCCCAAATGGCCATGCCCCCCCCAACCGTTGTGCCCCCACCCGCCAGCGTCACTCACAACGGGACCGCCTGCAAGGCGCCGGGCCAGCTCCCGTCGGCCATACAGATCGTGAACGGCTCGGGTGCGCTGCCCCTGCTGAAGACGGCCATCAGCCAGGTGGTCACGGTGGTGCAGAACCGCATCCCGCACCAGTCCGCCCCCATCACcgtctcttcctcctcctcctcttcctcctcctcctcctcctccagcgccTCCTCCAGGAACCTGCCCAAGGTGATGATCCCACTGAGCAGCATCCCCACCTACAATGCCGCCATGGACTCCAGCAGCTTTCTCAAGACCTCCTTCAGCAAGTTCCCGTACCCCACCAAGGCTGAGCTGTGCTACCTGACCGTGGTCACCAAGTACCCCGAGGAGCAGATCAAGATCTGGTTCACCGCCCAACGGCTGAAGCAGGGTATCAGCTGGTCGCCGGAGGAGATCGAGGACTCCCGTCGCAAGATGTTCAACACCATCATCCAGGCGCCGTCTGGCGGGCAGTCCCAGATGCCGCAGATGCGCCACGCCCACCAAGCTCCTTCCCACCACACCATCACGGTCCTGCCGGGCGGGGTGCCGCATATCCTGCAGGGCAGCCTTGTGGGGCAGGGGGGCATGATCGTCACCCAGCCCGTGATCACCAACGGCCTGCAGGTGAGCAGTGCCCCTGTCACCCTGGCTGTGACGCCCCGCCCGCAGCCCCGGCCTCAGATGCAGGCCCGGCCGGCCGCAGCAGTGGGGGGCGATAAGAGCGGCGCTGTCGGGGGCAGCAGCCGGGTTCCCGGAACGGCCTTTACCAGCGGTAACGGCTTCACCAGCAGCAATAGCCTTAACAGCATTATCACCAGCAGCATCTGCAGTAACAGCACCAGCAACGGTAGCACCAGCAACAGTAGCACTGGCAATGGTAGCGCCAGCAACAACACTAACAACGGCAGCAAAGCCAACGCCAGCAACGCCGCCAGTAAAACCAATGGCGACGGCCGTGGCAAAATGGCCGACTCGACTGCCGTGGTCGCAGCTTCAGCCATCCTCAGGGGGGCGCCCAGTTCTCGAACCCTCCCCAGCAGCTTCCTGGACCCCAGCTTCTACAAGAGCAAGAAGTCCGCGGAGCAGCTCGGGACTCTGAAGCAGAGCTTTGTGCGCTGCGAGTTTCCCGGGCAGGATGAGGTGGAGCGGCTCACCAAGCTCACTGGCCTGACCGTGCGCGAGGTGCGCAAGTGGTTCAGCGACCGCCGCTACCACAACCGCAACCTGAAGGGCCCGCGGTCGAGCACGGGAGGGGTGCCGTTCACCGGGGGCACCCTCCTCGACCTCACCGACAGCCCCTCCGCTGCCGGGAGCCCCCAGTCGCCCCTGGCGACCGCGACCGTGGCGACGGCCAGTGTGGCGCGGCGGGCTCCGCTGTCTCAGATGGCAGATTTTACCGCCGTGCGCTACAAGGAGCGTGACCCCCAGCAGGTGCGTGCCCTGGAGGCCAGCTATGCCCAGGACCCCCTGCCCTCCACGGAGGAGGTGGACCGACTGCGCACCGAAACCAAGATGACCCGCCGCGAGATCGACGGCTGGTTCTCCGAACGCCGCAAAAAGGCCACGCCAAAAAGGAAGAGAGGCGAGGGAGAgccgcaggaggaggaggaggaggaggaagaagaggaggatgatGGAGCAGAGGGGAAGAGCGACCCGGATGACCCCTTGCAGGGGACGTCGACGCAGCAGAGCGCCAAGGACAATGAGCTCAAGGTCAACCCCATCAAAATCAATTTGAAAATGCTGAAG GTGACCAAACCCGACCCAGAGTCTGGAGCCCAGGTGGAGCGCGAGACGGACAGCCCCAAATCGCAGGCCCCGGCCCTGCCCCCGTTCACCTCCGGCCGGGGCAAGAAGACGGCGGAGCAGCTGCACCTCCTCCGGCAGGTGTTCGCCCGCACGCACTGGCCCAGCAGCCTGCAGTACGACCAGCTGATCGCCCGCACCGGCCTGCCCCGGCCGGAGGTGGTGCGCTGGTTCGGCGACAGCCGCTACGTCTACAAGAACGGCCAGCTGAAGTGGCTGGAGACCTACCAGCACGCCGCGGCCGccgaggagaaagaggaggggaaagacgaggagcaggaggaggaggagaaggaggacaaggagagggaggaagaggaggaaggagagggagacacTACAGTGCCGAAGGACCAGGGGAAGCTGGATAAAGAGGAGGCCCCAGGAGCAGGGGGACGGGCGGCGGAGAGCATGGGGGCGGAGgacgacgaggaggaggaggaggaggaggaggaggaggaggaggagcaggaccaAGGTGCGGTGAAGAAGGCAGCGGAGCAGGACCGGAGCAGTCCAGCCTgtggagacggggagagagagggggagggtgcTCCGGTCGCCGTGGTGCAGTTCGCCAAGCCCAGCCCCGCCGCCTCTTCGCGGGATGGGTCCCCAG GACTCTGA